The DNA region CCAGATGCAGCTGCGGCGAGCGGGAGTGCGCGATCGGCGAACCCAGCACCGCGGCGCGGCGCGCGGCCGGGTCAGCGGGAACTGTCGAGGACACCGTTGTCCAACGCCATCTCGATGTTGTTCAGGTGTTGCTGATAGTTGTGGGTGAACAAGGTGGTGCCGTCCTTGTCGATGGTCACGAAGTACAGCCAGTCCCCGGGCTCGGGATGTTCTGCGGCGTGCAACGCCTCCGTACCCGGTGAGCAGATCGGGGTGGCCGGCAGTCCGTCGGAGGCGTAGGTGTTCCACGGCGTGACCTTGGCTCGGTCGGCGTCGGTGGTCGCCACTTCCTGGCGGTCCAGCGGGTAGTTGACCGTGGAGTCGAACTCCAGCCGCTGCGGCTCACCCAGCCGGTTGTCGATGACCCGGGCCACCTTGGCGAAGTCGTGTGGGAGGGCTTCGCGTTGTATCAGCGACGCCACCACCAGCAGCTCGTAGGGGGTCATGCCGAGCTGTTCGGCGGTGGCCGGCAGCCCGGACCGGTCCAGTTCCGCGGCACTCTGGCGGATCAGCTTCGCCAGCACGGTGGCGGCCGGTGCGGTGGGGTCGACGTTCCAGGTGCCCGCGGTGATCAGTCCTTCGATGCGGCGGTGGTCGCGTCCCATCTTGGTGACCGGGCCGACGGCCCACTCGGGCACCGCCAGGGTCTCCAGCGACTCCGTCTCGGCCGCCCTCTTGAGGTCCTTTGCGCTGAGACAGTGCCGCTCACCGTTGAGATCGAGGCAGCTGGCGTCGGCGATCAGGGAGAAGACGCCCGCAGTGACCCGATCGGTCTTCATGTCGGTGGTGTCGTCGAGTTGGCGTCCTTCGGGGATCACCAGTTTGCCCACCCGGTTCTGCGGGTCGATCAGCTGCGCCACCGCGGTGGCGGCCGGGATCTCGGCACGCAACCGATAGAAGCCGGGCTGGATGGCGGCGATGGCGGCGTTGCCGTCGGCCGCATCGAGGAAGGTGGCGACGCTGGCGATCACCCCGGCCTCGAGCATGGTCTCGGCGATCGCGGTGGTGAAGTCACCCTCGTGCACCTCGATCAGCACCTGCTGGCCACCGTCCCCGGTGAAGTCGACCGGTGGTCCGTCGGCATGCCAGAGCTTCGAACCGAGAAAGACCGCCCCGATCACCGCCAACGTGACCAGCACGGCACCGAGGACGCCGACCGCACGACGGCGCCGGGTGAACTGGCGACGGCGCCGGTTCTCCCGGGCACGCTCGGTCCGGCTCATCCGCCGGCGCGGCGGCCCGATCGCTTCGGGTTTCGCCCTCGTACTGGGTCCGTCGTCAGACATCGTCGTCCTCCGTGCGAGCCGCCGGGGCCACCGCCCGGCGCTGGTCGAGCCAGCTCTGCAGGATCGTCACCGCCGCGGCCTGGTCGATCACCGAACGCTGGCGTTTGGACCGCATCCCCGCCGCGTGCAGGTCCCGGGCCGCGCTGACGGTGCTCAGTCGCTCGTCGGCGAGCCGGACCGGGGCGTGCCGCTTGCGGGCCCTCAGCACGCGGGCCAGTTCGTCGGCCACCGAGATCGCGTCCTCGGCCGCCGACCCGGCCCGGTCCGCCAGCGTCCGCGGCAGTCCCACCACCACTTCGACGACGTCGTATTCGTCGGCCAGGTCGGCCAGTCGGCGCAGGTGCGATCCGGATCCGTGCCGGCGGACGGTCTCCACCGGAGTCGCCAGCAGGCCGTCGGGATCACAGCACGACACCCCGATGCGCACGCTGCCCACATCCACTCCGAGTCGGCGGCCACGGCCGGGATCGTCCGGCCCGCCTGGTCGATCCGGGGTGCGATGGTGGGGTGAGGTCACGCCGGGGCACTCCGGGCGACCGCCGCACGCACCGCCGCCAATGCGGCGTCGATCCCGGCGGAGTCCTTGCCGGAGCCCTGCGCCAGGTCCGCTTTGCCGCCCCCGCGGCCGGCTACCGCCGCCGCCAGGTCCTTGATCAGAGCGTCGGCGCGCAGCCCGAGGTCTTGGGCCGCGGCGGTGGTGGCGACCACATAGGGAACGCCGCCCTGCCCGTCCGACGGCGGGTCGGCGATCAATGCGATCACCGCGGGCTGCTCGCCCAGCTTGCCGCGGATGTCGCCGACCAGCGAGC from Mycolicibacter sp. MU0083 includes:
- a CDS encoding endolytic transglycosylase MltG yields the protein MSDDGPSTRAKPEAIGPPRRRMSRTERARENRRRRQFTRRRRAVGVLGAVLVTLAVIGAVFLGSKLWHADGPPVDFTGDGGQQVLIEVHEGDFTTAIAETMLEAGVIASVATFLDAADGNAAIAAIQPGFYRLRAEIPAATAVAQLIDPQNRVGKLVIPEGRQLDDTTDMKTDRVTAGVFSLIADASCLDLNGERHCLSAKDLKRAAETESLETLAVPEWAVGPVTKMGRDHRRIEGLITAGTWNVDPTAPAATVLAKLIRQSAAELDRSGLPATAEQLGMTPYELLVVASLIQREALPHDFAKVARVIDNRLGEPQRLEFDSTVNYPLDRQEVATTDADRAKVTPWNTYASDGLPATPICSPGTEALHAAEHPEPGDWLYFVTIDKDGTTLFTHNYQQHLNNIEMALDNGVLDSSR
- the ruvX gene encoding Holliday junction resolvase RuvX produces the protein MTSPHHRTPDRPGGPDDPGRGRRLGVDVGSVRIGVSCCDPDGLLATPVETVRRHGSGSHLRRLADLADEYDVVEVVVGLPRTLADRAGSAAEDAISVADELARVLRARKRHAPVRLADERLSTVSAARDLHAAGMRSKRQRSVIDQAAAVTILQSWLDQRRAVAPAARTEDDDV